The segment GAGTACGCGGCGCAGTGCGCGACCGAGGCGGTCAGGCCCAACTCCGGTACGCTCCACCGCCGGTGCTCGTCCCGGGCCAGCTCGCGGGGCGACAGCCGGACCCCGTGCAGGTCGGCCACCGCCTCGGTGATCAGCCACCGGCCGGCGTCGTTCAGCCGGTGGCCCATCCGGTCCCGGGGCAGCCGCGGGTGGTGGGTGACCAGGCAGTCCACGACCGCCTCCTGCACCCCCGCCGGGGTCCGCTCCGCCACGGCGGCCGGAGCGACCGGGGCCCACCCGGCATCGGCCGCCGGCCGGGCCGCCGCGGGAACGGGGGCGGTGCGGGTGGTGATGGAGCCGGGGGCCGCGAGGAGGGCCGGAACCGGCCGCCCCCCGCCCACCAGCCGGGCGGTGGCCCGGCGCGCGGTGAGACAGGCCCCGGCCAGTCGGCGGCCGACGCCACCGGCCCCGGGACCCCCGGCGACCGAGCCGTCCCCCGCCGACGGCCCTCCCGCCGGGGACGGGGCCGCGGGCGCCGGAGCGGCCGACGGGCCGTCGGCGGCGGCGGGTTGCGCCGCCGGGGCGGGCCGCGCCCCTGGCCGAACGACCGGACCGCCGCCGGCAGACCTGGTCGTCCCGACCGTCGACGACGGTCCTGAAGGCGTGGGTCGACCGTCCCGCCGGACCCCCGCCGGGGCCCGGGAGGCGGCTTCGCCCGCCGGGGCCGACTGCCGCTCCGGCCGAGCAGCCGCCGGGCTTCCACCGGCCCGGCCGACCACCGACGGGCCCTCGCCCGAGGCGAGTCGACCGCCCGGCCGAGCCACCGCCGGGCTGCTCGCCGACGACCGTCCCGCCGGAGCGGACTGCTGCTCCGGCCGGGCCCCCGCCGGGTCGCCACCGGCCGCCCCGTCCGTCGGCGGCCGTCCGGCCCGGGCGGGTCGGCCGTCCGGCTGCGGGTCCGCCGGGTGGCGGGCGGCGGCGTGGAGGGCCGGGCCGAGGCGGAGGGACCGGCCGGCGGTGAGGGCGGAGGTGGGGGGCGGGGGTGTCCGTCGGGGGGTCATCAGGCCCTCGCGTCGAACACTGCGGCGGCGTAGGAGCCGCCGTAGGCGAAGCTGGAGAGCAGGAGGCGTCCGGCGGGGGCGTCGCCCGCGAGGGCGGCGACCAGGCCGAGGGCGCCGGCGGAGCCGTAGGTCTCGCCGAGCTGGGCCTTGGGGGTGCGGGTGGGGCGTTCGGCGAGGCCGGCCAGGGTGAGGGCGCGGCGCTGGGCGAGGTCGACCAGGCGGTAGCCGGAGGCGGCGGAGACCACGGTGTCGATCTGCTCGGGGGTGCTGTCGGCTTCGGCGAGGGCGGCGCGCAGGGCGCGGGCCCAGGCTTCGCCGTCGCGGCCGATCCGGCCGATGCCGGCCGCCTCGCCGGAGGCCCCGAAGCCGCGGACGTCCGCCAGGACGTTCGCGCCGCGGGCGGCGGCGGAGGCTTCGGACTCGAGCAGGATCGCGGCGGCGCCCTCGGAGAGGACGGTGCCGGTGCCGCCGCCGGGGACGACGTGCGGGGTCTTCGCGTAGCCGGGCAGCCGGGCCTGGGTGGCGAGGGCCTGGGCGGGGAACTCGTCGGCGACCACGACCATGATCCGGTCGGCCATGCCGCGGGCGATGACCCGGGCGGCGAGCTGCAGGGCGAGGACCGAGGAGGTGCCGCCGTTGGCGATGGTGGCGGTGTAGCCGCGGTAGCGGTGCAGCATCGCGACGTGGCCGGCGGCGGCGTTGACGACGGTGTTGGCGAACATCGCCGGGTTGGCGCCGGTGATGCCCTGTTCCAGCACGCCCTGGTGGAAGTTGAGGACGGAGGTGACGGGGCCGTAGCCGGTGGCGAAGACGATGCCGGTGCCCTCGGCCTCGGCCCGGGAGGGCTTGCCGTGGCGGTCGTACAGGTCGCCGACGGCGCCGGCGGCGAGCACGCCGAGCGGGTCCATCCGGCGGGCCTTGCTGGGGTTGAGCCGCTTGGTGACGGCCTTGACGTCGATCCGGCCGATCGGGCGCTCGCCGATCCCGGCGACCTCTTCGAGGGTGTCGAAGCCGATCCGGCCCTCGGCGAGGGCGGCGGTCAGTTCGGCGGTGGAGCCGGCCGAGCCGGCCAGGCCGGCCACGCCGGTGACCACGACGTGGTGCACGGGCTGGGTGTGCCGGGCCGAACGGGCGGGCCGGCCGGGCTTGTTGAGGACGATGGTGGCGTTGTTGCCGCCGAACGCGAAGGAGTTGGAGGCGACCACCTCGAGCGGCGCGGGCCGCCCGTTGTCGGGGACGATGTCCAGGCCGAACGGGGAGGCGGTGCCGCGGGTGTTGACGGTCGGCGGGATGACGCCCCGGTCGATGGCCATGGTGGAGACGATCGCCTCGACCGCGCCGGCCGCGCCCAGGGTGTGGCCGAGCATCGACTTGGTGGAGCTGGCGGGCGGCAGTTCGGTGCCGAACAGCAGCTTCACGGCCTTGGGCTCGGACACGTCGTTGGCGGGGGTGCCGGTGCCGTGCAGGTTGACGTAGTCGACGTCCTGCGGCTCCAGGCCGGCGGTCCTGAGGGCCTGGGCCATCGCGGCGGCCGCGCCCTTGCCGCTCGGGTCGGGGGCGGTCTGGTGGTAGCCGTCGCAGGAGAGGCCGTAGCCGCCGAGTTCGGCGAGCGGGGCGGCGCCGCGGGCGGCGGCCCGTTCGACCGACTCCAGGACCATGAAGCCCGCGCCCTCGCCGAGGGTGAGCCCGGTGGAGGCGGACATCGGCGCGCACGGCTCGGGGTCGAGCGCGCCGAGGGCGGAGAAGCCGTACGCGGAGAGTTCGGCCAGCGGGTCGACGCCGCCGCAGATGACGTGGTCGACCTCGCCCTTCCAGAGCAGTTCGGCGGCGTAGCCGAGGGCCACGGCGCTGGCCGCGCAGGCGTTGGAGAGCACGATCCGCGGGCCGCGCAGGTCGAACTCGGCGGCGATGTAGTCGCCGACGCACGGGAGTTGGGAGGCGGCGGCGGCCGGGGCGTCCAGCTCGCCGTTCTTGACCAGGCCGCGGTGGACGTTCTCCAGGGTCGGCATCGCGCCGAGGCTGGAGCCGACCACCACGGCGACCCGGTCGCGGTCCACGGTGTCCAGGTCGAGGCCGGAGGTGCGCAGGGCCTCGCGGATCGCGGTGGCGGCCAGCGCGTAGCAGCGGTCGAGGTCGGCGGGCTGCTCGGCGGTGACCATGCCGGCCCAGTCGGTGAGCAGCTCGGTGGTGTCGAACAGGGTGTTGGTCTTGATGCCGGAGACGCCCTGGGAGATGGCGGCCCAGCTCTTCTCGACGTCGTCTCCGGCGCCGGTGATCAGGCCGAGCCCGGTGAGGGCGATGCGTTCGGTGGTGGTGTCGGTCATCAGTGGATCCGGGTGGTGAGGGAGCGGGCGATGACGCGGGGCTGGGTGACGGTGCGCAGCGGGGTCACGGCGGCGTCGCCGGCGGCGAGCTCCAGGCCGGGGACCCAGAACGGGGCGTCCAGCAGGGCGACGACCAGTTCCTCCTCGGCGTTGGCGGAGGGGGCCTGCCAGACGACGGTGCCGACCTGCTGCCCGCCCGCGGTGACCGGGGTGCCGGCCGGGACGACGGCGCCGGCCGGGGCGGCCAGGGCGGTGGTCTTGGCGGTCTCGGAGGTGGGCTTGACCAGTTCCTCGGAGCCCTGGAACTCGCCGATCCGGTTCCAGTCGACCATCCAGGCCAGGTCGGCCTCGTGCACCGGCAGCCCGCCGAAGCCGGCCGCGTAGACGGACATCCCGGCCTCGGCCTGGACCCGGGCGAGGCCCTGCTCGCCGACCTCGGCGCCGTCCTCGGCGGTGACCGCGTCGAGGACCGCGGCGTGGGCGGCCTCGGGGGCGTTGGAGAGCAGCAGGTAGCCGTACTCGCCGGTGGTGCCGACCCGGGCGAGGTGGGCCAGCGCGGCGGGCTCGCCGGGGACGGCGGACTCGGTGACGCCGTGCAGGGTCAGGCCGGAGATGTCGAACTCGACGAACTTGGCGGCGGCGGCCCAGGCGTGCGGGCCCTCGAAGGCGCTGGCGCCCCAGCCCTCGGGGGCGACCTCGACGGTGGCGTCGGCGGGGGCGTCGACGGCCTCCAGGTAGGCGGTGAGCTGCTCGGCGGTGACGGGGGTGCGGGGCAGCAGCCAGGAGTCGTCGCCGATCTCGAAGTGCAGCAGGACGGCGAACGGGGTGCCGTCGGTGTTCAGCGCCAGGGCCTCGCGGACGCTGTCCGGCTCGACGTACTCGCTGGACTTGGCCAGGAACAGGTCGAGGAACTCGTAGCGGTCGCCGCCGGAGACCCGGACCAGCGGGGCGGTGATCCGGTAGGCGCCGATGGCGGTGCGGACGGTGGTGTAGTCGTCCTGCGCGGTGCGGGCGGGGGCGGTGGTCATGGTTCTTCGGTGTCCTTTCGAGGAGTTGACGGTGCGTCAGATTGCGGGTGCGGGGTGGACGGACAGCTGCCAGGCGGCTTCGGTGCCGGCCGCGGCGCAGCCGATCAGCAGTCCGGAGGAGGTGGTGCGCAGGACGATCTCCTGGGTGCCGGGGTCGCCCGCGGGGGCGACGTGCAGCCAGTGGCCGCTGCTGAGCCGGACCGCGGCGGCGGCGGCCCAGACCTGCCGGAAGCCGGCGCTGTCCAGTTCGCGGCGGGTGCCGGCGGAGTCGAGCACCACGGCGGTGTCGGCCGGGGTGTCGGGGGTGAGCCACAGGACGGTCTCCTCGTCCGCGCCGGGGGCGTGGACGTCGATCCGGACCGGCCGGGCGCACTGCTCGGGGGCGGTGACCTCCCAGCTGATCCGCTCCTGCGGGGCGGCCAGGCCGAGCGGGTGCTTCTGCTCCCAGGCGGGTTCGGTCGGGACGCCCCAGCCGAGGCCGGTGGCGAGGCTGTGCCGGTGGTGCTCGCGGGTGACCCACGCTCCGGCGCTCCAGCGCGGGTTGCAGCCGAAGGGCCGGGTGCGGGGGGCGGGGCTGCGCAGCACCTTGGTGCCGTCCTCGGTCCAGCCGGTGATCCCGCCGGCCGCCGCCTTGACGGTCAGCTTGCGCTGCCCGTCGAGGGGTCGGGCGTCCGCGGCCGGTCGGGTCGCGGCGGGGCGGGGGCCGGTGGCGAGCTCGGTGCGCAGGCGGGCGGTGCCGTCGGCGTCGGGCTCGAGGTGGCGTTCGACCAGGGTGGTGGTGATCAGCCGGACGGGGTGGCCGGCCGGGAGTTCCACCCGGTTGGTGCCGTCGGTCCAGGCGAGGGCGCTGCCGGCCGGGGCGGTGCGGGCGGCCGCGACCACCTCGGAGGTGTCGCGGACGCCGAGGCCGGTGCCGATCGGGTGCTGTTCGGCGGTGCCGTCGGGGCCGGTCAGGGTGAAGTCGCCCTGGCGCAGTCCGACGGTCTGGAAGATCCGGCCGGGCCGGGTGGTGTAGCGGAACTCCTGGTGCAGCACCCCCTGGTGCAGGGTGAGGGTTCCGGTGACCAGGTTGCCGCCGGTGTGCTCGGAGACCCGCACGCCGTGGTCGACCGGCTCGATCTCCAGCTCCCGGGCCTGGCCCTCGCGCCAGCCGGCCGAGCGGTCGGCCTCGGCGCTGGGCCAGGTGGAGACGAACACTGGTCCGTGGTGGCCCTCGGCGTGCACGGTGAGGGTGCCTTCGGCGGCGTCCAGTTCGGCGGTCAGGCCGTGGTCGCCGAAGCGGTGCGGCTGCCCGTCGCCGGGGGCCTTGACCTGGTAGGGCGGTTCGGCGATCCGCAGCTGCCGGGTGGTGTCGTCGGGGCCGGTGAGGGCCGCGTCGAGCATCAGGCCGCGGTCCACGTCGATGGTGGCGGTGAGCTTGAAGGTGCCGAGGGCCAGAGCGTAGGCGACGGTCCGGATTCCGTCCACCATCCTTACGTCGGAACGGAGTTCGCCGTCCCGGCCGTCGGTGACGTTGCCGAAGCTGCTGAGCTTGCCGAGTTCCGCCACGGCCTCGGGGCCGAGGTCGTGGAAGACGCTGCGCAGGATCAGCGGGATGTAGTTGTGCAGTTCGACGTTGCCGTCCTCGCCGGGGACGGTCTCGCCGACCGAGACGCAGCCGACCCGCCGGTAGAGCTTGAAGGCGACGGTGTTGGCCGGGTTGACGGTGAGGCGCAGCACCAGGCAGCCGCAGCGCATCATCCATTCGACGGCCTCGGTGAACAGCCGGCCGGTGATGACGCCGTTGCGGTAGGCCGGGGCGACGAAGAACATGTCGGCGATCAGTTCGCCGGCCCGGGCGGAGCGCCGTCCGGTGCTGTGGAACAGCCCGAAGGTGCCCACCACGCGGCCGTCCTCGGCGGCGATCAGGAAGGTCGCGGTGTCGCGTTCGGCGAGTTCGCGCTCCAGTTCGGCGCCGGTGATTCCGCCCGCCACCGGGTTGGGGTTGTCGCGGTGCCGGTTGTACAGCTCGGCGATGTCGTGCGCGTCGCCCTCCTGGTAGGGGCGGATCGTGATGGACATGGCACACCTCCTTGTCTGTGCTGGTCCGCTGGGGTGACGCCGGGTCAGCCCTTGCGTTCGGTGGTGACGATCAGCGAGCCGGCCGCGGCGAGTTCGGTGCCGACCGAGGCCCGGACCGAGACCGAGCGCAGGCCGCCGAGCTTCTGGCCGAGCTTGGCGTCGAGGGTGAGCTGGTCGCCGGGGACGACCAGCCGGGAGAACTTCATCGAGCTGATCGAGCCGAGGTAGCCGACGCTGGCCGACGGGTCGGCGGGCTCCTCCCCGGCGGCGGGGGCCGGGGCCTCCAGCAGTTCGGCGACGTAGACCACGGCGACCAGTTGGGCCATCGCCTCGACGATCATCACGCCGGGCATGATCGAGTGGTCGGGGTAGTGGCCGGCGAAGAACGGCTCGTTCACCGAGACGCTCTTGACGCCGCGTCCGGAGACGCCGGGGACCACGTCGTAGGCGCGGTCGATCATCAGCATCGGCCAGCGGTGCGGGAGCATCCGCTTGATGTCGTCGGAGGAGTAGGCGAAGGTCTTCGGCTTCTCCCGGCCGGCCGTCTTGGCGGCGGCCGCGGCCCTGGCGGGGGCGGGGGCGGTGGTCACGGTCAGACCTCGCGGGCTTCGATGAAGTCGACCAGGGCGTTGATGGAGCCGAAGGCCTCGAAGTCGTCGTCGCTGATCAGCACGTCGTACTCGTTGTTGATCATGACGACGATCTCCAGGGTGTCCAGCGAGTCCATCTCCAGGCCGCGGCCGAACAGCGGCTGGTTGTCGGAGACGACCTCGGCCTCGGCGTCCAGGCCCAGGCGCTCGATGATCATCGACTTGATCTTCAGGTTCTTCTCCAGGCGCTGCTCGGCCTGGGTCCGGACGTCCTCGAAGGTGGCGGTGGACATGGTGGGGCTTCCTCTCGGTGGGAGTTGGTGGAACGTCAGTTCGAACGGAGGGGGGTCAGCTGTAGAGCATCCCGCCGTCGACGGTGAGCACCTTGGCGGTGATGTACGAGGCCGCCGGGCCGGCCAGGAAGACCGCCGCCTGCGCGACCTCCTCCGGGGTGCCCATCCGGCCCAGCGGGATCGCCGCCGCGGCCTCCTTCAGCTGGGCCCGGGGCACCTTCTTCACCATGTCGGTGTCGATGAAGCCCGGCGCGACCACGTTGACCCGGATGTTCTTCGGCGCGCCCTCGTAGGCGAGCGTCTTGGCCATCGCGATCACCCCGCCCTTGGAGGCGGCGTAGTTGGCCTGGCCGACCCGGCCGGCGATGCCGGAGGTGGAGGCGATGAAGACGATCGAGCCGCCGGAGGCGTACATCTGCTTGGTGGCCTCGCGGGCGGTCAGGAACGCGCCCGTCAGGTTGGTGGAGATCACCTCCTGCCACTTGGCGGCGCTCATCGCCGCGAAGTGGCCGTCGGCGGTGATGCCCGAGTTGAGGACCGCGACGTCCACCCCGCCCCAGGCGGTGCGGATCTCCTTGTACATCGCGGTGACCTGCGCCTCGTCCGAGACGTCGGCCCGCACCAGCAGGGCGCGGCGGCCCAGGCCCTCGATCTTCTCCGCCAGCTGCTCGGCCTTACCGGCGCTGGAGCGGTAGTTGAGCGCGACGTCGCAGCCGTGCTCGGCGAGCTGGAGGGCGATGGCCGCGCCGATGCCGCGGGAGGCGCCGGTGACGACGGCCCGGGTGCCCTCGGGGAAGAGACCGGTCATGCCGCGCTCCCGGTGAGGTTGGAGGTGACCTTGTGGGTGCCCGGGTCGAAGCCCTCGGCCTCGGTGCCGAGCCCGGCCTTCTCGGCGGCGTTCAGCACCGCCTCGGCGACGGCCAGGTCGAGCACCCCGAGGCCGAACGGGGAGAACACCACGGTGCGGGCGTCGGCGGGGAGTTCGGCGGTGCCGTCGAGCAGCGCGCCGATCTCGGCGGTGACGAAGCGGCGGTGGCCGGCCTGCTGCTCGGCCTTGTGCAGCGAGGTCTGCTCGCGGATCGCGTGGTCGGCGTCGTCGACCACGTTGACCGCGCCGAGCACCGAGCCGACCGACAGGTCGCGCAGCGACAGGTGCAGCACCACCTGACCGTGCGGGCGCTGCGGGTGGTCGGCGAGGTCGAGCCAGTACGAGGAGTCGGTGGTGGCGATCGACACCGTGTCGGCGGTCAGCACCTGGCCGAGCGCGGCGGCCCGGAAGGACAGGTGCGGGTACTCGGCGGCCAGTTCGGCGGCGAACACCTCGGCCCGCTCCGGGAAGGCGTCCTGCAGCAGGACGGTCTCCAGCTCCTCGTGCACCTGGTCGAGGAAGTGCACCACCCGCTGGTTGATGGTGCCGCAGCCGACCAGGCCGACCGTGCGGACCTCGCGCCCGGCGTTCAGCAGGCCGGAGGCGAGCGCCGCGCCGGCCGCGGTGCGCACCGCGGAGATCTGGCTGCCCTCCATCAGGGCGAGCGGGTAGCCGGACTCCAGGTCGTTCAGGATGCACAGCGAACTGGCGCGCTGCATCCCGCGCTTGACGTTCTCCGGGAAGGACGAGATCCACTTCAGGCCCATCACCGGGGCCGGGCCGCCGAGGTAGGCGGGCAGCGCGATGATCCGCGAGTCGGAGCGGTGCAGCGGGCGCAGGAAGGTCGAGAAGGGGAGGTCGGACTTGCCCTGGCCGTGCAGCACGTAGGCGTTGCGGACCAGGTCGACGACGGTGGCGTCGAGGCCCGCCAGGGCGGTCCGGACGTCCTCCCGGCCGAGGATCCTCATATCGTTTCTCTCTCTTGCTCGGTGGGCGGCAGGTACTGCCGGAGGTAGGACTCGACCCACTGGTCGTCGTAGATGGTGTCGAGGTAGCGGTCGCCGCCGTCCGGGAGCACCGCCACGCAGGTGGAGCCGGGCTCGATCCAGGAGGCGGACTGCCCGATCGCGGCGATCACCGCGCCGGAGGAGCCGCCGGCCAGGATCGACTCCTCGGCGAGCAGGCTGCGGCAGCCGCGGATGCACTCCGAGTCGGTCACCTTGACCACCCGGTCGGCCAGGCCCGGCCTGAGCAGGGCGGGGACGACGGCCGCGCCGTGGCCGGGGATGGTGCGCCGGTGGGAGGACTCCCAGGGCTCCGGCGGGCCGAAGATCACGCTGCCGACGGCGTCCACCGCGACCACCCGGGTGGGCAGTTGCTGGTCGTGCAGGTACTCGGCGCAGCCGCGCAGCGTGCCGGTGGTGCCGGCCGCCAGGAACAGGTAGTCGGGGGCGGCGGGCAGCGCCTCGACGATCTCGCGCATGGTGCCGTGGTGGGCCCGCGCGTTGTCCTCGTTGGCGTACTGGTTGGGCCACCAGGCGTCGGGGAGGGTGTCCAGCAGGTGCCGGACCCGGGCGATCCGGGCCGGCAGGTACTCGCCGGTGGCGGGGTCGCGGTGCTCGACCACCTCCACCTTGGCGCCGTAGGCCCGCATGATGGCGAGGTTCTGCGGGGTGGTGCGCGGGTCGACCACGATGACCAGGCCGAGCCGGTGGAAGTTGCACAGCTGGGCGAGCGCGATGCCCAGGTTCCCGGAGGAGGACTCCACCACGGTGGAGACGCCGGGGACGATCCGGCCGGTGGCGATCGCCTGCTCGACCATCGACTTGGCGGCGCGGTCCTTGATGGAACCGCCGGGGTTGAACCGCTCGCACTTGGCGTACACCTGGAAGCGGGCGGGCGGGAAGAGTCGGTCCAGCGCCACCAGCGGGGTTCCGCCGATCGTGGCGACGATGTCGGGGTCCGACGGCCGGTGCGGGCGGGCCCGCACCGTGGCGCCGTCGGGGACGAGCACGGTCATTGGGGCACCTCTCGGCTGATCTGGAGCCGCAGCTCACTGACGTAGCGCTCGCCGTCGGCGTCGGGCAGCCAGGACTCCTCGGTGGCCGGCAGCGGCTCGCTGACGGTCACCCCGGCGTCCGGGTCGGCCTGCACTGCCCGGCGGACGAGGTTGGCGAAGGAGAGCACCAGCGCGGGGCTGGTGAAGTCGACCAGGGAGGGCTTGGTCTCCTCGGGGAACTTGACGAAGGCCCGGTCCGGCAGGCCGTGGTCGGCCACCCAGCGGCGCACCGCCAGGTAGTCGCGGTGCCGGTCGGCCTTGCCGGGCAGCGCCAGGCCGGCCAGCGGCACCCGCCAGGTCTCCCGGAACAGCACCAGGTCGTCGAGGGTGACCCGGGGGGCGTGCGGGCGGTCCAGGCCGATCTTGAAGGCGTCGCAGGCGATGATCGAGATCAGTACGGCGAGCAGTTCGGACAGCGAGCGGGAGCGGCCGTCGGCGGTGGTCGCGGTGACGGTGCCGTCCTGCTCGGCGAGCGTGACGGAGACCGCGGGCTCGATCCGGCCGCGCTGGTCGAACGGGGCGCGGGTGAAGCCGATCAGCCGGTCGCCCTCGCCGATCGGGGCGGGCACCATGCGGCCGCTGTTGCGCTTCCAGCCGACCGGGAGCAGCGGCACCAGGCGTTCGGCGCCGATCGCCCGGTTGACCTTGTCGCGCACCGAGCCGCCGCCGGCCGTCCAGTCCAGGAAGGGCAGGTCGAGGGTGGCCAGGCAGGCGTGCATCTCGCCGAGCACCACCAGGTGCTCGCCCGCGTTGACGGCGTCGACCGAGCGGGCCACCACCTGGAGGTCGGGGCTGTGCACGGCCAGGTGCGGGGAGCGCACCGGCCCGGTGGCGAACACCTCGCGGGCCCGGTCGGCGATCCGGTCGACCGCCAGGTCGACCCGGGTGGCGCCCTCGGGCACCTCCCCGATCACCTCGCGCCACTTCAGGGCGAGTTCCCGGACGGCCTGCTGCACGGGGTGGTCGTGCTCGCCCCAGAACAGCGCCAGGGTCTGCGGCCAGACGTCGGCCAGGGTGACGGCGGCGCCGGCGGGCAGCCGGCCGGCGGCCTTGCGGACGAAGCCGGCCACCTCGGCCTCGACGAGTTCGGCGAGCCGGTTGCCGAACCAGTCGGCGGCGTCGGCGACCAGGGCGAGCGGGCGGGCGATGCCGTCCAGGAAGTCCCGGCCGAGCTCCATCCGGCAGTCCCGCAGCGCGTCCTGGTAGCTGAGGGTGCGTCCGGCGTACGCCTTGCCCTCCTCGCGGGAGGCGGCCTGGCCGGTCACCTCGACGAAGTGGGCGTCCAGCGCGTCCAGCGCCTCGACCAGCTGCTCGGCGGTCCGGGCCCGGTGCACGGCGTCCTTGAGCCGGGCGAGTTCGGTGAGCACCGCGTCGTAGCGGACGAACAGGGCGGGGTCGCCGATCGCGTCGACCCGGCGGCGCAGCACCTCCTCGGCCCGGACGTCGACCGGGATGTTGGCGTCCCAGCCGAGGACCCGCTGGCGCAGCAGCCGGCCCAGCGCCTTCTCGACCCGCTGGTGGGCGGTGGCGGCGTCCCAGCCGTGCTCGGCGACCAGCAGGTCGGTGAGCTGCTCGGCGTTGCGGTCGCCGTCGGCGAGCCGCAGCAGCTGGGCCTCCTCGGGGCGCAGCCGCAGCACCTTGCGGGTGGGGAGCACCAGCTGCTCGCCGTCCAGGTGGACGTCGGGGCGCAGCATCGGCGGGAACCACCAGCGGGCGCCGGGCTGTTCGGCCATCCAGTCGGCGACCGCGGCGACCGTCCAGCGTTCCAGGGCGGTGTGCGAGGCGGCGACCAGGGCGGGGCCGTTCTCGATGGTGATGGCGCGGTCGGTGCGGCCGACGCCGATCCAGGCGGCGGGGCCGAAGAAGCCGAT is part of the Kitasatospora cineracea genome and harbors:
- a CDS encoding lantibiotic dehydratase, giving the protein MTAPAVEAAGTDWADFGPHHRLAGTDWKVWGVGLLRNAGFPVSGLDLVGGTRAPAAAARLAPGAPADQEFLAAYREDAARESAALAALAADPKLRLAVAWQNRTFFRLLDSLAAPGGQEAKRRQRERTLAMYWLRYCAKAETIGFFGPAAWIGVGRTDRAITIENGPALVAASHTALERWTVAAVADWMAEQPGARWWFPPMLRPDVHLDGEQLVLPTRKVLRLRPEEAQLLRLADGDRNAEQLTDLLVAEHGWDAATAHQRVEKALGRLLRQRVLGWDANIPVDVRAEEVLRRRVDAIGDPALFVRYDAVLTELARLKDAVHRARTAEQLVEALDALDAHFVEVTGQAASREEGKAYAGRTLSYQDALRDCRMELGRDFLDGIARPLALVADAADWFGNRLAELVEAEVAGFVRKAAGRLPAGAAVTLADVWPQTLALFWGEHDHPVQQAVRELALKWREVIGEVPEGATRVDLAVDRIADRAREVFATGPVRSPHLAVHSPDLQVVARSVDAVNAGEHLVVLGEMHACLATLDLPFLDWTAGGGSVRDKVNRAIGAERLVPLLPVGWKRNSGRMVPAPIGEGDRLIGFTRAPFDQRGRIEPAVSVTLAEQDGTVTATTADGRSRSLSELLAVLISIIACDAFKIGLDRPHAPRVTLDDLVLFRETWRVPLAGLALPGKADRHRDYLAVRRWVADHGLPDRAFVKFPEETKPSLVDFTSPALVLSFANLVRRAVQADPDAGVTVSEPLPATEESWLPDADGERYVSELRLQISREVPQ